One Ahaetulla prasina isolate Xishuangbanna chromosome 1, ASM2864084v1, whole genome shotgun sequence DNA window includes the following coding sequences:
- the TANK gene encoding TRAF family member-associated NF-kappa-B activator isoform X2: MDKNIAEQLNKAYEAFRQACMERDFARKELKQKTDSYEKQIHEQQEKNELLMSIVAKLKLQLASMTANRVNTQSQVPVHEDNEMRRNGTLLNSDFDQLQEKLKLALQREKLLKEQLECESVKLKKTEEDSNLKEKKFESIITAKEDEIRNLKKQLKEINEAQNCVQVSRYEKEARSEKYPSSRQELSSGVSSASVCARDELESVFWGMKEEFSRIRALARAQTDQLNKCNLRREPTTEIPFSKPIQCTDEQTDDLCNPWVKKDTNRDVPHFPSIASRGLGPDEEENSVESLSKLNVKFPPTDSDTEFLESSPETTPILNTLMTENMLPNQPFNMDLGDQEPPWNSYCTQGTDLLALASEDSELRQSGICEFCQKVFPPSLTSREDFLRHLNSHFNLKS, translated from the exons ACAGACAGCTATGAGAAGCAGATACATGAacagcaagaaaaaaatgaacttctAATGAGCATTGTTGCAAAACTCAAATTACAGTTGGCTTCTATGACTGCCAACAGAG TCAACACACAAAGTCAAGTTCCAGTCCATGAAGACAATGAAATGAGAAGAAATGGTACCTTATTGAACTCAGATTTTGATCAGCTCCAAGAAAAGCTGAAATTGGCACTGCAAAgagaaaagcttttaaag gaacaattGGAATGTGAgagtgtaaaattaaaaaaaactgaagaagatagtaatttaaaggaaaagaaatttgaATCTATTATCACTGCCAAAGAAGATGAAATAAGGAATCTAAAAAAGCAGCTGAAAGAAATAAATGAAGCACAAAATTGCGTACAGGTATCAAGATACGAAAAAGAG GCAAGGAGTGAAAAATATCCTTCGTCTAGACAGGAATTATCATCAGGGGTCTCTTCTGCATCTGTCTGTGCAAG GGATGAACTAGAAAGTGTTTTCTGGGGCATGAAGGAAGAATTCAGTCGAATACGTGCACTGGCAAGAGCACAGACGGACCAGCTGAATAAATGTAACCTAAGGAGAGAACCTACAACTG AAATTCCTTTCTCCAAGCCTATCCAGTGCACTGATGAACAAACGGATGACCTTTGTAATCCATGGGTTAAAAAGGATACCAACAGAGATGTACCTCATTTCCCATCTATTGCGTCAAGAGGGCTGGGACCAGACGAGGAAGAAAACTCTGTGGAATCCCTTTCTAAGCTTAATGTCAAGTTCCCGCCTACAGATAGTGATACTGAATTCTTGGAGAGCTCTCCAGAGACTACTCCAATTCTAAACACTCTGATGACTGAAAACATGCTCCCAAATCAGCCATTTAACATGGACCTTGGGGACCAGGAG CCTCCATGGAACTCTTACTGCACTCAAGGCACTGACTTACTGGCACTTGCTTCTGAAGATTCGGAACTCAGACAGTCAGGAATATGTGAATTCTGTCAGAAAGTGTTCCCACCATCTCTTACATCCAGGGAGGATTTTCTGAGGCATCTGAATTCACATTTCAACTTGAAGTCTTAG
- the TANK gene encoding TRAF family member-associated NF-kappa-B activator isoform X4 produces the protein MDKNIAEQLNKAYEAFRQACMERDFARKELKQKTDSYEKQIHEQQEKNELLMSIVAKLKLQLASMTANRVNTQSQVPVHEDNEMRRNGTLLNSDFDQLQEKLKLALQREKLLKEQLECESVKLKKTEEDSNLKEKKFESIITAKEDEIRNLKKQLKEINEAQNCVQVSRYEKEARSEKYPSSRQELSSGVSSASVCARDELESVFWGMKEEFSRIRALARAQTDQLNKCNLRREPTTEIPFSKPIQCTDEQTDDLCNPWVKKDTNRDVPHFPSIASRGLGPDEEENSVESLSKLNVKFPPTDSDTEFLESSPETTPILNTLMTENMLPNQPFNMDLGDQEVSFNKMNSNWRSTSK, from the exons ACAGACAGCTATGAGAAGCAGATACATGAacagcaagaaaaaaatgaacttctAATGAGCATTGTTGCAAAACTCAAATTACAGTTGGCTTCTATGACTGCCAACAGAG TCAACACACAAAGTCAAGTTCCAGTCCATGAAGACAATGAAATGAGAAGAAATGGTACCTTATTGAACTCAGATTTTGATCAGCTCCAAGAAAAGCTGAAATTGGCACTGCAAAgagaaaagcttttaaag gaacaattGGAATGTGAgagtgtaaaattaaaaaaaactgaagaagatagtaatttaaaggaaaagaaatttgaATCTATTATCACTGCCAAAGAAGATGAAATAAGGAATCTAAAAAAGCAGCTGAAAGAAATAAATGAAGCACAAAATTGCGTACAGGTATCAAGATACGAAAAAGAG GCAAGGAGTGAAAAATATCCTTCGTCTAGACAGGAATTATCATCAGGGGTCTCTTCTGCATCTGTCTGTGCAAG GGATGAACTAGAAAGTGTTTTCTGGGGCATGAAGGAAGAATTCAGTCGAATACGTGCACTGGCAAGAGCACAGACGGACCAGCTGAATAAATGTAACCTAAGGAGAGAACCTACAACTG AAATTCCTTTCTCCAAGCCTATCCAGTGCACTGATGAACAAACGGATGACCTTTGTAATCCATGGGTTAAAAAGGATACCAACAGAGATGTACCTCATTTCCCATCTATTGCGTCAAGAGGGCTGGGACCAGACGAGGAAGAAAACTCTGTGGAATCCCTTTCTAAGCTTAATGTCAAGTTCCCGCCTACAGATAGTGATACTGAATTCTTGGAGAGCTCTCCAGAGACTACTCCAATTCTAAACACTCTGATGACTGAAAACATGCTCCCAAATCAGCCATTTAACATGGACCTTGGGGACCAGGAGGTGAGTTTCAATAAGATGAACTCTAACTGGAGGAGTACGAGCAAATGA
- the TANK gene encoding TRAF family member-associated NF-kappa-B activator isoform X1: MDKNIAEQLNKAYEAFRQACMERDFARKELKQKTDSYEKQIHEQQEKNELLMSIVAKLKLQLASMTANRVNTQSQVPVHEDNEMRRNGTLLNSDFDQLQEKLKLALQREKLLKQALQFLLQKFGIGNKKKNYIPLEQLECESVKLKKTEEDSNLKEKKFESIITAKEDEIRNLKKQLKEINEAQNCVQVSRYEKEARSEKYPSSRQELSSGVSSASVCARDELESVFWGMKEEFSRIRALARAQTDQLNKCNLRREPTTEIPFSKPIQCTDEQTDDLCNPWVKKDTNRDVPHFPSIASRGLGPDEEENSVESLSKLNVKFPPTDSDTEFLESSPETTPILNTLMTENMLPNQPFNMDLGDQEPPWNSYCTQGTDLLALASEDSELRQSGICEFCQKVFPPSLTSREDFLRHLNSHFNLKS; encoded by the exons ACAGACAGCTATGAGAAGCAGATACATGAacagcaagaaaaaaatgaacttctAATGAGCATTGTTGCAAAACTCAAATTACAGTTGGCTTCTATGACTGCCAACAGAG TCAACACACAAAGTCAAGTTCCAGTCCATGAAGACAATGAAATGAGAAGAAATGGTACCTTATTGAACTCAGATTTTGATCAGCTCCAAGAAAAGCTGAAATTGGCACTGCAAAgagaaaagcttttaaag CAAGCTTTGCAATTTCTGCTTCAGAAATTTGGAAttggaaacaaaaagaaaaattacattCCTCTG gaacaattGGAATGTGAgagtgtaaaattaaaaaaaactgaagaagatagtaatttaaaggaaaagaaatttgaATCTATTATCACTGCCAAAGAAGATGAAATAAGGAATCTAAAAAAGCAGCTGAAAGAAATAAATGAAGCACAAAATTGCGTACAGGTATCAAGATACGAAAAAGAG GCAAGGAGTGAAAAATATCCTTCGTCTAGACAGGAATTATCATCAGGGGTCTCTTCTGCATCTGTCTGTGCAAG GGATGAACTAGAAAGTGTTTTCTGGGGCATGAAGGAAGAATTCAGTCGAATACGTGCACTGGCAAGAGCACAGACGGACCAGCTGAATAAATGTAACCTAAGGAGAGAACCTACAACTG AAATTCCTTTCTCCAAGCCTATCCAGTGCACTGATGAACAAACGGATGACCTTTGTAATCCATGGGTTAAAAAGGATACCAACAGAGATGTACCTCATTTCCCATCTATTGCGTCAAGAGGGCTGGGACCAGACGAGGAAGAAAACTCTGTGGAATCCCTTTCTAAGCTTAATGTCAAGTTCCCGCCTACAGATAGTGATACTGAATTCTTGGAGAGCTCTCCAGAGACTACTCCAATTCTAAACACTCTGATGACTGAAAACATGCTCCCAAATCAGCCATTTAACATGGACCTTGGGGACCAGGAG CCTCCATGGAACTCTTACTGCACTCAAGGCACTGACTTACTGGCACTTGCTTCTGAAGATTCGGAACTCAGACAGTCAGGAATATGTGAATTCTGTCAGAAAGTGTTCCCACCATCTCTTACATCCAGGGAGGATTTTCTGAGGCATCTGAATTCACATTTCAACTTGAAGTCTTAG
- the TANK gene encoding TRAF family member-associated NF-kappa-B activator isoform X3 codes for MDKNIAEQLNKAYEAFRQACMERDFARKELKQKTDSYEKQIHEQQEKNELLMSIVAKLKLQLASMTANRVNTQSQVPVHEDNEMRRNGTLLNSDFDQLQEKLKLALQREKLLKQALQFLLQKFGIGNKKKNYIPLEQLECESVKLKKTEEDSNLKEKKFESIITAKEDEIRNLKKQLKEINEAQNCVQVSRYEKEARSEKYPSSRQELSSGVSSASVCARDELESVFWGMKEEFSRIRALARAQTDQLNKCNLRREPTTEIPFSKPIQCTDEQTDDLCNPWVKKDTNRDVPHFPSIASRGLGPDEEENSVESLSKLNVKFPPTDSDTEFLESSPETTPILNTLMTENMLPNQPFNMDLGDQEVSFNKMNSNWRSTSK; via the exons ACAGACAGCTATGAGAAGCAGATACATGAacagcaagaaaaaaatgaacttctAATGAGCATTGTTGCAAAACTCAAATTACAGTTGGCTTCTATGACTGCCAACAGAG TCAACACACAAAGTCAAGTTCCAGTCCATGAAGACAATGAAATGAGAAGAAATGGTACCTTATTGAACTCAGATTTTGATCAGCTCCAAGAAAAGCTGAAATTGGCACTGCAAAgagaaaagcttttaaag CAAGCTTTGCAATTTCTGCTTCAGAAATTTGGAAttggaaacaaaaagaaaaattacattCCTCTG gaacaattGGAATGTGAgagtgtaaaattaaaaaaaactgaagaagatagtaatttaaaggaaaagaaatttgaATCTATTATCACTGCCAAAGAAGATGAAATAAGGAATCTAAAAAAGCAGCTGAAAGAAATAAATGAAGCACAAAATTGCGTACAGGTATCAAGATACGAAAAAGAG GCAAGGAGTGAAAAATATCCTTCGTCTAGACAGGAATTATCATCAGGGGTCTCTTCTGCATCTGTCTGTGCAAG GGATGAACTAGAAAGTGTTTTCTGGGGCATGAAGGAAGAATTCAGTCGAATACGTGCACTGGCAAGAGCACAGACGGACCAGCTGAATAAATGTAACCTAAGGAGAGAACCTACAACTG AAATTCCTTTCTCCAAGCCTATCCAGTGCACTGATGAACAAACGGATGACCTTTGTAATCCATGGGTTAAAAAGGATACCAACAGAGATGTACCTCATTTCCCATCTATTGCGTCAAGAGGGCTGGGACCAGACGAGGAAGAAAACTCTGTGGAATCCCTTTCTAAGCTTAATGTCAAGTTCCCGCCTACAGATAGTGATACTGAATTCTTGGAGAGCTCTCCAGAGACTACTCCAATTCTAAACACTCTGATGACTGAAAACATGCTCCCAAATCAGCCATTTAACATGGACCTTGGGGACCAGGAGGTGAGTTTCAATAAGATGAACTCTAACTGGAGGAGTACGAGCAAATGA